CCGCATCCCCTTCTGTGATGCTCAACGCTTGAAGCTTGCCGGCAATTCGCGGCATGACACGATAGATATCACCGGATATCCGGGCGTCTTGTGTCGTGACAAAATGGCTACCTTGATACCAGTAATAGTAGCCAATGCCAGCACCTCCTCCGATGATCAGGAACAGGATGACATACAAGATTAGTTTTCGCTTCATGCTTTCTCCTCAGCTTTCTTTCTCTAGTTTCGAGATCAAGATTTCCAGTGCGCGAACGATTTGTTCCAGCTCGTCGTCCGAAAAATCGCGAAAAAGCGTATGGTAGTACGCTTCTGAAAAAATGGGCAGCTTGTCAAACTGCTCCTTTACCTTGTCCGTCATGTGAATCCAGACCACACGGCGGTCTTTTTCGTCTCTTGTTCTTGCTACCAGCTTTTCTCGCTCCAACCGGTCAATGATGCCTGAAACCGTGCTGTAAGAGAGATCCACGGCCTTGCTGATCTGGCCGATGGTTAAACTGTTTTGCTTGATCGCCCGCAGCACCATCAGCTGCGGAACGGTTAAGCCAAACTGCTCCAGCTCTCTTCCTGCAATCGTATTGATCGTCTTGTTCAGGCGCTTTAATAGGTCACGGATGGCCACTGGCTTGTTCATGGCTCGCCTCCTCCCTCATTTTTATTTCGTGCACGAAATTTTATCACACGAAACACTATACGGGTTTTTGGATATGATTTCAATGTTTTTTTGTGTCCAAGCTGCCGGTTGGAAAACTTGGCTTCGTCCAACCCTTTTGGGCACAGCATTTGCTGCCTTTTACAAAAAAACAGCACCCTGCAAAAGGGAGCTGTCTGATCTTTTGATGCCCCGATCGATCATGGGCACCTCTTCCGGCAGGTCGGGGCCGGATGGGACCTCTTCCGGCAGGGTGGACCGGGTGCTGGGGACATTCCGCGGCTCGTACTCGATCTCGGGGACGGAGTGAATGGCGACAAACATGCGGCCATGCACGGATTGCGCCCGGATCAGGATCGGGTAGGCCTATTTGTTTTGAAAGACAAAATCGGGTCCGTACCAGCTGACAGTGGCGTCACGGCCGGGAGGAACATAGGGGACATGTCTGCTGTGGGAGTATCGTTTGACGATATGCAGTCCCGCCTGATCCACCGCATTGAACAGAGTGGAGGAAACCTGACAGATGCCGCCGCCGATTCCTTCGGAAAGCTCTCCTTTGACGATGATCGGCGCATCCAGATAGCCTTTTTCCCGGGTCCGCTTGCCGACCACTTTATTGAAGGAAAACGTCTCCCCCGGCAAGACGACATAGTTGTTAATCGCGAGGGCAGCCAGCTTGATATTATGAGAGCGATTGCGATTTGCGGGGTTAAAAAAAGTGGTGTATTGGGCGATTCTCCGTTTCCGCACCTCCTGCAGCAAGCCGCGGTCGATGCGCGGAATCACTTCTCGCACGGCAGGGGTGATCTCGGCCGGTCCGTTGCCGTAAAAATAGGTGTAGACTTGATGAGAAAAAGCTTTTTCATCCAGCGCCCGTCCTCTCTGTTCGGGGACAATCTGCCCCTTTTGGTCGAAGGCGGCGTTCACGGGAGTCCGGTAGACTTGCTTTTCCACCGCTTTTTTCAGTTCCTCCAGCCGGTCTTCATCCAGGAGCGGCACGCCTGAAAAGGGAAGCGTGATATCAGTGCGATCAATATAGGCGAGCGGGTTTCCCTGCCAGGTAATCCGGAGAAAATCAGTTGCGTCCAGAGGCTGCTGGACCATCAGCATGAGGGCCACTATATAGGAAAAACCCATCCGGCTGCTCACCTCCTTTGGGGATAGTATGAGCAGACAGACGGGTTTCATTCGATGGGGATGCGCTAGCCGGACAGAGCTCTACGCCAGGCCCAGGAGCTGACAGACGGACGCTTGCAAGCCTGACACTTTCTCCCGGTCTGCAGCATCCCGATAGATCCGGGCCAGCCGGTTGCGGGCTTCCTCCGCCTCTTTCAACTGCGCCGTTCCCTTTTTGGTCGCTTCCTTGTAGAGCGTGCGGAATCTCATCAGCTTTTCCCTGTATTTCTCATCCGTCCCCGGTTCGATCGCTCGTCTGTACATGTCGATCACTTCGTCCGTCTCTTTTTCAGGGAAATACTCATGGGGAGCTGTACTGTCAAAGATCGCCAGCCCCCTCTCCGGCAGGACGACCATATCCAGACTGTTCGGATCGAGGCCGCAGTGGTAGACTTCGGCGTCGAAGCCGCGCGCTTCCGCTTCGGCCACCAGCCGCTTCAGTATCGTGGATTTACCCGACCCCGGCCTGCCTTTAATGAGGTAACGCTTCTCAGCCGCCGCCGTCAGGAGCGGGACAAAGTCTCGCGGTCCGTCCGGCGTGGCGGCTCCCAGATACATGCGCCGGATCCGGGCCGGTTTGTCGGCTTTTTCGTTTCCGAAAAACAGTTGTACCGTTTCTTCTGCCACCTGATTGGCTTTGGTTCTGTCGAGATGAGCGATATAGACAGCCTCCCAATCATCGTGGACGCGTAAAGCCTCGGCAAACGATTGCTGGGCCGCTGTGGTCAGCGTGTGAATCCGCTCCAGCAGCGTCACGATCTCCTGCCGATAGGGCTGCAGCTTTTCCCGATCCACCGCTTCTTGCAAATCCAGATAGCGCTCGATCAAGCCCGGCGCTCTGGTCTGGAACTGGCGCGGATAACCTCCGTCTACGACCGCCGCCCTCCGATCGGGGAGGACGATGCCGTCATAGGTTCCATTGACAAAAGGGGAGTGAATCCACTCGACCCGCAAGCCTTGCCGGATCGCTCTCTCTCCTGCTTCTTGGATCAGCTGCGAAGGCAGCCCTTCTACATCTCCGGTTAGTATGATGCGAACCTCTGTCCCGGTCCATATCGAATCCAAAAACGAGCGGTACCCTCTTGCCGTATTTCCGCCTGCATAGAAATGACGCACGCCTGCATGGCCTATATTCATCGCGATCCCTCCTGAAAACAAGCTAAGCGCTGGTATTGAGTGGGCTATTCGGT
This sequence is a window from Brevibacillus composti. Protein-coding genes within it:
- a CDS encoding MarR family winged helix-turn-helix transcriptional regulator translates to MNKPVAIRDLLKRLNKTINTIAGRELEQFGLTVPQLMVLRAIKQNSLTIGQISKAVDLSYSTVSGIIDRLEREKLVARTRDEKDRRVVWIHMTDKVKEQFDKLPIFSEAYYHTLFRDFSDDELEQIVRALEILISKLEKES